The uncultured Flavobacterium sp. genome includes the window ATAGTATCCTGAGCTTGTAGTGGATTATAAAACAGAAAAATTAGCAAGAAAAACTGTAATGATTTTTTCATAACCGTCTATTAATGAGTAGACTAAATTACGGAAAATATTTTAACGTTTTAGAATTGCAAATTTTTATTTATTCCAGATTTTCCAGGCTTTTTCTGCTTGAAAAATAAGCATATCATAACCATTTTTTATCGTCGCACCTTTTTCTTTGGCGTTTTTTAAAAATTGAGTTTCAGCCGGATTATAAATTAAATCATACGCAATATGTTTCTCAGTAAAAAACTCGTATGGAAGATCTGGACAAGCCTTAATATTTGGACTTGTACCCACGGGAGTACAATTGATTATAATCTGAAAATTATCAAAAGTAGTGGCGTTTATTAAGTTGTAATCAATAATATTTTCTTTAGCTTCTCTCGAAACCAAAGTGTACGGAATATTAAGTTCGTCAAGTGCAAATGCAACGCCTTTTGATGCTCCGCCGGTACCCAGAATCAAAGCCTTTTTGTGATGCGGTTCTAATAATGGTTCTAATGATTTTTTGAAGCCATAATAATCGGTGTTGTAACCTTTTAATTTTCCGTTTTTGGTAAATTTAATTGTGTTTACAGCACCAATTAAGGCTGCTTTTCTTGAAAGTTTATCTAAAAAAGGGATGACTTGCTCTTTGTAAGGTATTGTAACATTTAAGCCTTTTAGATCTGGATTGTCTTTTACTAATTCAGTGAAATTATTAATTTCAGAGATATCGAAATTTTCGTAGGTGTTACCGGCAAAAACTTCATCGCTAAATTTTTCTGTAAAATATCCTTTCGAAAAAGAGTAACTAATATTACGGCCCAACAAGCCAAAACGTCTTCTTAAAATATCAATCATTATTGTTTTCTATGTTTTTCAATATAGTTTTTAACTGTTTTTTTTGACCAAACCACCGGAAATAAATCTTCGATTAAGATGTAATTGTCGAAGTTTAAACGTAAACCATTGCTCAAGTGAAATTTTGCTTTGGTAGTGTCCTGAATCATAAAATACAATCCGGCCAAACGATATTCGATTTCGTTTTCTTCCGGAAAATATTCTGTAGCTTGCAACAAAGTTTGAATTGCACTTTCGAATTCGCCTAAAAACTGAAGAATATCGGTCCAGAATAACCAGGTGTCTAAAGCATAATCTCCAAATTCTACTGCTTTTCTATATCCAAATTCAGCTTCTTCAAAGAAGTTCATTTGTTTATTGATCATCGCATAACGTTTCCAGTACAAACGATTTTGATTGTCGATTGCTAACGCTTTATTGACAAAGAATAACGCTTTTTGGAAGTTTTTCTGGCGAACGTAAAAATCAGTTATCGCAATCCAGCCTTTGTCTAAAAGCGGATCTTCGTGTACGGTTTGATTGTAATATTGTAAGGCTTTCGCCGAATTGCCAAGCTTTTCGTAGCATTTTCCGATGCGTAATAATGCATAAGAAGTTGCGTCGTCTAATTCGATTGTACGGTTGTAGCTTTCGATAGCTTCGTCGTATTGTTTAAGACGTTCATAAGCTTTTGCTTTTTCCATGAATGCTCCTAAAAACTCATCGTCTATAAGGGTCGCATAGTCAAAAGCACGAATGGCATTTTTGTATTCTTTTACACCATAATGCAAACGCCCAAGCTGGTGCCAGGCAATTTCGCTATATGGGTTTTTATTGATATAATCGTTAAGATATAGAATGGCTTCCTGATTTTGATCTAAAAATTCAAAACAATAAACCACATTATATAAGGCAGATTGATCTTCTAAGTCTTCTTCAAGACATTTGATAAAACTGTCTTTTGCCATCTCAAGGTTATCCATGAAAAGATATTCCATTCCAATCAAGTTGTACACGTCAGCATAATCGTCTGTATATTGCAGGGCGATTTTAAGTAATTCTACTGCTTTTTCGTGTTGATCTCTCTTAGAACAAATATTGGCTTTCTGGATGTAAATTTCCTCGTTGTTAGGTTCAATTGCATACAACTCATTCAGGAGTTTCTCGGCGATTTCTAGTTTGTCGTCGTAAACCAGCATTTCTACTTGTACTAATTTTAAGCCTGTAGATTTTGGGTGTTGGTCTAATGCAAGTTTCAAGGCCTTTTTTGCTAAATTAGCCTTACCTATATCTAAATAATGAAGAATAATTTCTTCAAATTCTTCAGAATCAAAAAAGAGTACTTTGTTAGTTTTTAACATTGACTCAAATTTGGATAGGGATAGGTTATAATCTTCTTCTTCGTTGCTTAATTGCATACTTTGTTTATTTGAAATTAGCCTGTTATAAATTTAGGCAACCATATTATTGTTGTGGGGAAAGGAAATTAATTGTTTTGAACAATTTAATTAACAATATGGACAGAATTCCTATTCTGTTTTTAGTCATAATCTTCTTATTATTAAGGAGATTATTAATTATTATTATAGTTATTTTTAACGTAAAGCCCTAGCCCTGATAGCAGCGATATCCTTTTGTTTTTTTCTTTAAAAAACAAAAGATAAAGCGGATAGCAGGAAATAGCTTCAAATTATGCTTTTTGCTTCATGATTTCATCCATAACGTTTAAGATTATGGCACAACCTTCTTTTATTTCTTCATTAGAAATGGTTAATGGTGGTGTTATTCTAATGGCGCATCCTTCGAATAGCAACCAGAATAAAATGAGCCCTTTGTCTTGACAGTTTAAAATAACTTCGTTGGTTATTTCGGCTGTTTCAGTCATTGCTGCGAGCATTAATCCTTTTCCTCTAACTTCCTTTATCAAAGGATGTACCAAAAGCGATCTGAAGAGTTTTTCCTTCTCTAAAGTTTCTTGTATTAGGTTAGTTTCAGTTAATTCCTGCAAAGTAGCCAGACATGCTGACGCAATGACAGGGTGACCTCCAAAAGTGGTAATGTGTCCTAACTTGGGATTTTCTGTCAAAAGATCCATTTTTTCTGCCGAAGCTGTAAAGGCTCCAACTGGCATTCCGCCACCCATTCCTTTTCCCATAACGACAATATCCGGAATGACATCGTAGTTTTGGAATCCAAAAAGTTTTCCGGTTCGACCAAATCCGGGTTGAATTTCGTCGACAATCATCATCGCTCCAACTTCGTCGCAGCGTTTTCTGACTTTTTGTAAATAGTTGTCCTGAGGCTGAATAAATCCGGCACCTCCCTGAATAGTTTCTAAAAGTATTGCAGCTGTTCTGGTGGTTATTTTTTCTAAATCGGCTTCGTTATTAAAAGTGATAAAGTCAACATCCGGAAGCAGTGGGCGAAAGGCTTGTTTGCGTTCCTCGAATCCCATAACACTCATTGAACCCATTGTGTTACCGTGATAGGCGTTATGACATGAAATAAGCTGACTTCTGCCTGTTGCTCTTTTTGCTAATTTCAGTGCGCCTTCGATAGCTTCTGTACCTGAATTGACTAGATAAGTTTTGCTTAGAGATTCCGGTAGGAGTGAGGCCATTAATTTGCAATATTGAACGGCAGGACTTTGCGAATATTCGCCATAAACCATCACATGCGAATATTTGTCTAATTGGTCTTTAATCGCCTGATTTACTCTCGGATGCTGATGCCCAAGCGTACAGGCTGAGACGCCTGCTACGAAATCTAAATATTTTTTATCGTTTGTATCATATATGTAAGATCCAATGGCATGTGAAACTTCCATTCCTAAAGGATAAGGAGAAGTTTGTGCCTGGTATTTTATAAAATCTGGATTCATTTTTTTTAAGGTGCTAAGGTGCTAAGTTGCTGAGATGCTAAGGTTCTGAGGTTTTTGTTTCAAGTTTCAGGTTGCTGAAAACAGAGACCGAGACTGAAAACTGCGACTATATTCTACCGCAAAGATCGCAAAGATTTACGCAAAGTTTGTAAGCTTAAAATTAAGATTGCATTTAAATGCAAAGATCTCAAAGCTTTGAAAAACTGCGACTGCGACTGAAAACTGCGACTAAATTTCACCGCAAAGCCTGTAAACTGAAAACTGCGACTGAAAACTATTTCTTCTTCTTAGGTTTCGTTTCTGCCTTCACACCTGGTTTTTTCTTATCGTAATCTAAAGTTTCTTTTCTGACTTTCAGCGGAACGTCTTTGTCTTTAGCTTCGTCGTCTTTTCCTTTCTGGACTAATTTTTCGTTAAGTTCATTGTCTTCTGCAGTAAAAATATCAT containing:
- the aroE gene encoding shikimate dehydrogenase (AroE; catalyzes the conversion of shikimate to 3-dehydroshikimate), which translates into the protein MIDILRRRFGLLGRNISYSFSKGYFTEKFSDEVFAGNTYENFDISEINNFTELVKDNPDLKGLNVTIPYKEQVIPFLDKLSRKAALIGAVNTIKFTKNGKLKGYNTDYYGFKKSLEPLLEPHHKKALILGTGGASKGVAFALDELNIPYTLVSREAKENIIDYNLINATTFDNFQIIINCTPVGTSPNIKACPDLPYEFFTEKHIAYDLIYNPAETQFLKNAKEKGATIKNGYDMLIFQAEKAWKIWNK
- a CDS encoding tetratricopeptide repeat protein, which translates into the protein MQLSNEEEDYNLSLSKFESMLKTNKVLFFDSEEFEEIILHYLDIGKANLAKKALKLALDQHPKSTGLKLVQVEMLVYDDKLEIAEKLLNELYAIEPNNEEIYIQKANICSKRDQHEKAVELLKIALQYTDDYADVYNLIGMEYLFMDNLEMAKDSFIKCLEEDLEDQSALYNVVYCFEFLDQNQEAILYLNDYINKNPYSEIAWHQLGRLHYGVKEYKNAIRAFDYATLIDDEFLGAFMEKAKAYERLKQYDEAIESYNRTIELDDATSYALLRIGKCYEKLGNSAKALQYYNQTVHEDPLLDKGWIAITDFYVRQKNFQKALFFVNKALAIDNQNRLYWKRYAMINKQMNFFEEAEFGYRKAVEFGDYALDTWLFWTDILQFLGEFESAIQTLLQATEYFPEENEIEYRLAGLYFMIQDTTKAKFHLSNGLRLNFDNYILIEDLFPVVWSKKTVKNYIEKHRKQ
- a CDS encoding aspartate aminotransferase family protein, producing MNPDFIKYQAQTSPYPLGMEVSHAIGSYIYDTNDKKYLDFVAGVSACTLGHQHPRVNQAIKDQLDKYSHVMVYGEYSQSPAVQYCKLMASLLPESLSKTYLVNSGTEAIEGALKLAKRATGRSQLISCHNAYHGNTMGSMSVMGFEERKQAFRPLLPDVDFITFNNEADLEKITTRTAAILLETIQGGAGFIQPQDNYLQKVRKRCDEVGAMMIVDEIQPGFGRTGKLFGFQNYDVIPDIVVMGKGMGGGMPVGAFTASAEKMDLLTENPKLGHITTFGGHPVIASACLATLQELTETNLIQETLEKEKLFRSLLVHPLIKEVRGKGLMLAAMTETAEITNEVILNCQDKGLILFWLLFEGCAIRITPPLTISNEEIKEGCAIILNVMDEIMKQKA